The Verrucomicrobiia bacterium genome has a segment encoding these proteins:
- a CDS encoding AAA family ATPase produces MQTSPRLSTGVPGLDHLLQGGLPAQKSYLLRGGPGVGKTTLGLQFLLAGARQGESVLFISLEEPEEKIRRDAAERGWDLSAVHFLDLGPSSEFFQKSLTYDIFSPAEVERDPLTRKIIQQLQHLKPARVFLDPLTQFRYLATDLFQYRRQVLSFLRFLNEQGTTVLFTSESSAEAPDEDLQFLSDGILQLERGPHGVNIEVRKMRGSDFAPGPHTVKINAQGLHVFPRLVPEAHSRPHTRETMASGIAELDRLLGGGLERGTITFISGPSGVGKTTLAMQLATAMAQKGERAMVYSFEEEIDILQGRCEAVGMRLRSLQDARRLELRKIEPLHYTPAEFAAIVREDVEQRQTRIVLIDSAEGFKLSLQGEDLVTHLHALCKYLQHMGVVILVILETHSLLVQGGATDIRASYMADNLITLRFVEIAGEMRRVIGVLKKRLSDFEKSLREFAVTPRGIYIGPPLKEFRGLLTGVPEWQGDAAPPIAPAP; encoded by the coding sequence ATGCAAACATCCCCACGGCTTTCCACCGGCGTCCCCGGACTTGATCATTTGTTACAGGGGGGCCTGCCGGCTCAAAAATCCTACCTGCTGCGCGGCGGGCCCGGGGTGGGCAAAACCACGCTCGGGCTGCAATTTCTGCTCGCCGGCGCCCGCCAGGGAGAATCCGTCCTGTTCATTTCCCTCGAGGAACCCGAGGAGAAAATTCGGCGGGATGCGGCGGAGCGCGGATGGGATTTGTCGGCGGTGCACTTTTTGGATTTGGGCCCTTCCTCGGAGTTTTTCCAAAAATCTCTGACCTATGACATTTTCTCACCGGCCGAGGTGGAACGCGATCCGTTGACCCGCAAAATCATCCAACAATTGCAGCACCTCAAACCGGCCCGCGTATTTCTGGATCCCCTGACTCAATTTCGTTACCTCGCAACGGATCTTTTTCAATACCGGCGGCAGGTGCTTTCCTTCCTGCGCTTCCTGAATGAACAGGGAACCACGGTGCTTTTCACCTCCGAAAGCTCGGCGGAAGCACCGGATGAGGATTTGCAATTTTTGAGCGATGGCATCCTGCAACTCGAGCGCGGCCCCCATGGCGTCAACATCGAGGTGCGCAAAATGCGCGGCTCAGATTTTGCCCCCGGCCCGCACACGGTAAAAATTAACGCCCAAGGGCTGCATGTGTTCCCCCGCCTGGTCCCCGAGGCTCATTCCCGGCCGCACACCCGGGAGACCATGGCCTCGGGCATTGCCGAGTTGGACCGGCTGCTGGGCGGCGGCCTGGAACGCGGGACCATCACCTTTATCTCCGGCCCCTCGGGCGTGGGCAAAACCACGCTGGCCATGCAACTGGCCACGGCCATGGCGCAGAAAGGCGAGCGTGCCATGGTGTACAGTTTTGAGGAGGAGATTGACATCCTGCAAGGCCGGTGCGAAGCCGTCGGCATGCGCCTGCGCTCCTTGCAGGACGCCCGACGGCTGGAACTGCGGAAAATTGAACCGCTGCACTACACCCCGGCCGAATTTGCCGCGATCGTGCGGGAAGACGTGGAGCAGCGGCAGACCCGGATTGTCCTGATTGACAGCGCGGAAGGGTTCAAGCTCTCCCTGCAGGGGGAGGATCTGGTGACCCACCTGCATGCCCTCTGCAAATATTTGCAACACATGGGCGTGGTCATCCTGGTGATTCTGGAAACCCATTCCCTCCTCGTGCAGGGCGGCGCCACTGACATCCGCGCCAGTTACATGGCGGACAACCTGATCACGTTGCGATTTGTGGAAATCGCCGGCGAAATGCGGCGCGTCATTGGGGTGCTGAAAAAACGCCTGAGTGACTTCGAAAAATCCTTGCGCGAATTTGCCGTCACCCCTCGCGGCATTTACATCGGCCCGCCGCTCAAGGAATTTCGCGGCCTCCTGACTGGCGTGCCGGAATGGCAGGGCGACGCCGCGCCGCCCATTGCCCCCGCCCCATGA
- a CDS encoding phenylacetate--CoA ligase, with amino-acid sequence MKTRYWDKAAECLRRRELEELQLERLRATVRRVQRQVPFYQRKLEAARLNPEKIKSLQDVRHLPFTTNADLREAYPAGLLAVPLRKALRLHTSSGTTGKPKAIFFSRRDLQHSANLIARCLVATGATEEDILQNMMTYGLFTGALVMHYGAEKVGCLVIPAGPGNSEKQLLLMQDFRSTLFHTTPSYALYFADFLEKKGIDPRRHLALRRGYIGAEPYTEQTRRKIEQAFGIEVYNSYGLSEMNGPGVAFECAARHGMHLWEDHFLMEIIDPATGEPVPDGQPGELVLTTLCREAMPLLRYRTRDITALLPEPCPCGRTHRRIQRITGRADDMLIVRGVNIYPQQIESVLMSLPELGRNYLIVLEGLDEMTVKVELSAAAFDGRVERLAELQQLIAERLRTELLTRPRVELCAPGSLPVSEGKARRVLDKRTL; translated from the coding sequence ATGAAAACACGTTACTGGGACAAGGCGGCCGAGTGCCTGCGCCGCCGGGAGCTGGAAGAGTTGCAACTGGAGCGCCTGCGGGCCACCGTGCGCCGCGTGCAACGGCAGGTGCCCTTCTACCAGCGCAAGCTGGAGGCGGCCCGGCTGAATCCCGAAAAGATAAAAAGCCTGCAGGATGTGCGGCACCTGCCCTTCACCACCAATGCCGACCTGCGCGAAGCCTACCCGGCCGGGCTCCTGGCCGTGCCGCTCCGCAAGGCCCTGCGCCTCCACACCTCCAGCGGCACCACCGGCAAACCCAAGGCCATCTTCTTCTCGCGCCGCGATTTGCAGCACTCGGCGAATCTCATTGCCCGCTGCCTGGTGGCCACGGGGGCCACGGAGGAGGACATCCTGCAAAACATGATGACCTACGGCCTGTTCACCGGCGCGCTGGTCATGCACTACGGCGCGGAAAAAGTGGGCTGCCTGGTCATTCCCGCCGGGCCGGGCAACTCGGAGAAACAACTGCTGTTGATGCAGGATTTCCGCTCCACCCTGTTTCACACCACCCCCAGTTACGCGCTCTATTTTGCGGATTTCCTGGAGAAAAAGGGCATTGACCCGCGCCGCCATCTCGCCCTGCGCCGCGGCTATATTGGCGCCGAGCCGTACACGGAACAAACGCGCCGTAAAATCGAGCAGGCGTTTGGCATCGAGGTGTACAACTCCTACGGCCTGTCCGAAATGAACGGGCCCGGCGTGGCCTTTGAATGTGCCGCCCGCCACGGCATGCATCTGTGGGAGGATCACTTCCTGATGGAGATCATTGACCCGGCCACCGGCGAACCGGTGCCCGACGGCCAGCCCGGCGAGCTGGTGCTCACCACTCTGTGCCGCGAGGCCATGCCCCTGCTGCGCTATCGCACCCGTGACATCACCGCCCTGCTGCCTGAACCCTGTCCCTGCGGCCGCACCCACCGCCGCATCCAGCGCATCACCGGGCGGGCGGATGACATGCTCATTGTGCGGGGGGTCAACATTTATCCGCAACAAATCGAGAGCGTGCTCATGAGCCTCCCCGAGCTGGGCCGCAACTACCTCATCGTGCTCGAAGGCCTGGATGAAATGACCGTCAAGGTGGAATTGAGCGCCGCGGCGTTTGACGGCCGCGTCGAGCGCCTGGCCGAGTTGCAGCAACTGATCGCCGAGCGCCTCCGCACCGAGCTGCTCACCCGTCCCCGCGTGGAGCTGTGCGCGCCGGGCAGCCTGCCCGTCAGTGAAGGCAAGGCCCGCCGCGTCCTGGACAAACGCACCCTCTAG
- a CDS encoding ACT domain-containing protein has translation MHTIKLLAVLEENKQGQLARLTRCLAGAKVNIRWITIATLEKVGVVKILVDRLEPALETLRREGFAVSTLEVLAVEVPDQPGALHAVTEALAREGINLENASGFVTQPRKRAVLLFETHKLAEAQRVLQKQGLRLFTQAEVLAI, from the coding sequence ATGCACACCATCAAACTCCTGGCGGTTCTCGAAGAAAACAAACAGGGCCAGCTCGCCCGCCTGACCCGCTGCCTGGCCGGAGCCAAGGTCAACATCCGCTGGATTACCATCGCCACCCTGGAAAAAGTGGGGGTGGTCAAAATCCTGGTGGACCGCCTGGAGCCCGCCCTGGAAACACTGCGCCGCGAGGGCTTCGCCGTGTCCACCTTGGAGGTGCTGGCCGTCGAAGTGCCGGATCAACCGGGCGCGCTCCATGCCGTGACCGAGGCGCTGGCCCGCGAGGGCATCAATCTGGAAAACGCCTCCGGCTTCGTCACCCAGCCCCGCAAACGGGCCGTGCTCCTCTTTGAAACGCACAAGCTGGCGGAGGCCCAGCGGGTGTTGCAAAAGCAGGGTTTGCGCCTGTTCACCCAGGCGGAGGTGCTGGCCATCTAG
- a CDS encoding RtcB family protein: MREPLPRETPAPWRQWGEGLEPDAVQQMENACRLPISLAGALMPDAHVGYGLPIGGVLATQNAVVPFAVGVDIACRMKLSVVDLPVPDLERQRERLIRAIEAETRFGVGAEFKHRRQHDVMDADWSVSPVTRKFKDKAWAQLGTSGSGNHFVEFGLFTLLEPLRGLAPGQYVALLSHSGSRGTGAAVCDYYSRLAAEKRRHLPRELQKLAWLDLDTQEGREYWEAMQLMGRYAAANHALIHQHIVAHLGLQVLLDVENHHNFAWKEVHRLHGVEREVIVHRKGATPAAAGVLGVIPGSMASPGFLVRGKGNPASLNSAAHGAGRVMSRTRAEKTLDWKTVRERLRERQVHLISAGLDEAPMVYKDIEQVMAYQADLVEIVGRFDPRLVKMAPSGERPED; this comes from the coding sequence ATGCGCGAGCCATTACCACGTGAGACCCCGGCGCCTTGGCGGCAGTGGGGGGAAGGGCTGGAGCCTGACGCCGTGCAGCAGATGGAGAACGCCTGCCGCCTGCCGATTTCGCTGGCGGGGGCGCTCATGCCCGATGCCCATGTGGGCTATGGGCTGCCCATTGGCGGCGTGCTGGCCACGCAAAACGCCGTGGTGCCCTTCGCGGTAGGAGTGGACATTGCGTGCCGCATGAAGCTCAGCGTGGTGGATTTGCCGGTGCCGGACCTGGAGCGGCAGCGGGAGCGCCTCATCCGGGCCATCGAGGCGGAGACGCGTTTCGGCGTGGGCGCCGAATTCAAACATCGCCGCCAGCATGACGTGATGGACGCGGACTGGTCGGTCAGCCCCGTCACCCGGAAGTTCAAAGACAAGGCCTGGGCGCAACTGGGGACCAGCGGCAGCGGCAATCATTTTGTGGAATTTGGCCTGTTCACCCTGCTTGAACCGTTGCGCGGACTGGCGCCGGGGCAATATGTGGCCTTGCTCAGCCACAGTGGCAGCCGCGGGACCGGGGCGGCGGTGTGCGATTACTACAGCCGGCTGGCGGCGGAAAAACGGCGGCATCTGCCGCGGGAGCTGCAGAAGCTGGCCTGGCTGGATCTGGACACCCAGGAGGGGCGCGAGTATTGGGAGGCCATGCAGTTGATGGGCCGTTACGCCGCGGCCAATCACGCTTTGATTCATCAGCACATCGTGGCCCACCTGGGGCTGCAGGTGTTGCTGGACGTGGAGAATCATCATAACTTTGCCTGGAAAGAGGTGCATCGCCTGCATGGCGTGGAGCGCGAGGTGATTGTCCATCGCAAGGGGGCCACCCCGGCGGCGGCGGGGGTGCTCGGGGTCATCCCCGGCTCGATGGCCTCGCCGGGCTTTCTGGTACGGGGCAAGGGGAATCCGGCTTCGCTGAACAGTGCCGCCCATGGGGCGGGGCGGGTGATGAGCCGGACACGCGCCGAGAAAACGCTGGATTGGAAGACCGTGCGGGAGCGGTTGCGCGAGCGCCAGGTGCATTTGATCTCTGCGGGCCTGGACGAGGCGCCCATGGTGTACAAGGACATCGAGCAGGTGATGGCCTATCAGGCGGACTTGGTGGAGATCGTGGGCCGGTTTGATCCGCGGCTGGTGAAAATGGCGCCCAGCGGAGAGCGGCCGGAGGATTGA
- a CDS encoding dihydrofolate reductase family protein, with product MNKARPYVLVNMAMTADGKIATANRQIVHFGSPRDQRHLYELRATADAVMCGARTAEAPGVTLGPGPARFQRQRLRRGLPACHLRVIVSGSGTVNPAAAVFASRVSPLLIITTARAGAGKLARLRQLAEAVHVCGEQRVDFAAALTWLKREWGVRRLVVEGGAELNAALWEAGLVDELHLTVCPLIFGGREAPTIVDGPQQPALAQARRLKLISARRVGDEMFWVYRASRA from the coding sequence ATGAACAAGGCACGCCCCTACGTTCTGGTGAACATGGCGATGACTGCCGATGGCAAGATTGCCACGGCCAACCGCCAGATTGTCCATTTCGGCAGCCCGCGGGATCAGCGGCACCTGTACGAGCTGCGGGCCACCGCCGATGCGGTGATGTGCGGCGCGCGCACCGCCGAGGCGCCGGGCGTGACCCTGGGGCCGGGGCCGGCGCGATTTCAGCGGCAAAGGCTGCGGCGTGGTTTGCCGGCGTGTCACCTGCGGGTGATTGTCAGCGGCAGCGGCACGGTGAACCCGGCGGCGGCGGTGTTTGCCAGCCGGGTGTCGCCGCTGCTCATCATCACCACGGCCCGGGCGGGAGCCGGCAAACTGGCGCGGCTGCGTCAGTTGGCGGAGGCCGTCCACGTGTGCGGTGAGCAGCGGGTGGATTTTGCCGCGGCGCTGACCTGGTTGAAACGGGAGTGGGGGGTGCGGCGCCTGGTGGTCGAAGGCGGCGCCGAGTTGAACGCGGCCTTGTGGGAGGCGGGACTGGTGGACGAGCTGCACCTCACGGTATGTCCCCTGATTTTTGGGGGGCGCGAAGCCCCCACCATTGTGGATGGCCCGCAGCAACCGGCCCTGGCGCAGGCACGCCGCCTCAAGCTGATAAGCGCCCGCCGGGTGGGGGATGAGATGTTTTGGGTGTACCGCGCCTCCCGGGCCTAG
- a CDS encoding DUF2961 domain-containing protein, translating to MQKSFLLIAGAAVLVAVSSPAVRAAGLDLVHEPYHLRPGLVSRSISFENPTGAPGQGGQAASNLGPGRKGAPAKNLAPGEVVQLADIRGPGTIRHIWVTTSADPVILRGLVLRAWWDNQPHPSIECPLGDFMGLAHGKVSAHQSAVHSLGPSAGMNIWLPMPFTQRARFTLANESGKSLPLFYQIDYTLKDKHPREVGRLHVLFRRENPTTLKQDFELLPRRTGRGRFIGSVIGIRTLAEHWWGEGEVKVYLDGDREWPTICGTGSEDYVGLSWGIQQVAYLYNGCSLNQNGFVTMYRWHLPDPIYWQKECRVTIQQIGWNQGLFERQDDWSCATFWYEPVPSAPLPPLPDAAARTANLWTDKPRTNP from the coding sequence ATGCAAAAATCATTTTTGCTGATTGCCGGCGCCGCCGTGCTGGTGGCGGTTTCCTCCCCGGCCGTCCGCGCGGCGGGGCTTGACCTTGTGCATGAGCCTTACCATCTGCGCCCCGGCCTGGTGAGCCGCTCCATCTCCTTCGAAAACCCCACCGGCGCCCCCGGTCAGGGCGGCCAGGCGGCCAGCAACCTCGGCCCCGGACGCAAAGGCGCGCCCGCAAAAAATCTGGCCCCCGGCGAGGTCGTCCAACTGGCGGACATCCGGGGTCCCGGCACCATCCGCCATATCTGGGTCACGACTTCCGCCGATCCGGTGATCCTGCGCGGGCTGGTCCTGCGGGCCTGGTGGGACAATCAGCCCCATCCCAGCATCGAATGTCCCCTGGGCGATTTCATGGGGCTGGCGCATGGCAAGGTGTCCGCCCATCAGTCGGCCGTGCACTCCCTGGGCCCCAGCGCCGGCATGAATATCTGGTTGCCCATGCCCTTCACGCAGCGCGCCCGGTTCACGCTGGCCAATGAATCCGGCAAGTCCCTGCCGCTCTTCTATCAAATAGATTATACCCTCAAGGACAAACACCCCCGGGAGGTGGGCCGCCTGCACGTCCTCTTTCGCCGCGAAAATCCCACCACGCTGAAACAGGACTTTGAACTCCTGCCCCGCCGCACCGGCCGGGGCCGCTTCATCGGCTCGGTGATTGGCATTCGCACGCTCGCCGAGCACTGGTGGGGCGAAGGCGAGGTGAAGGTATATCTGGACGGCGACCGCGAATGGCCCACCATTTGCGGCACTGGCAGCGAGGACTACGTGGGCCTGTCCTGGGGCATCCAGCAGGTGGCCTATCTTTACAACGGCTGCAGCCTGAATCAAAACGGCTTCGTGACCATGTACCGCTGGCACCTGCCGGATCCCATTTACTGGCAGAAGGAATGCCGCGTCACCATCCAGCAAATCGGCTGGAATCAGGGGCTGTTTGAGCGGCAGGACGACTGGTCCTGCGCCACCTTCTGGTACGAGCCCGTGCCCAGCGCGCCGCTGCCGCCCCTGCCCGACGCCGCCGCCCGCACCGCGAATCTCTGGACCGACAAACCCCGCACCAATCCCTGA
- a CDS encoding response regulator, whose protein sequence is MATILLLLENPENLRLLAEELQPRHEVLAGRQEALLSPTVDLLIIDGPFLSRLEEVIRRWKNHQPYNCLPVLLVTTRPDVGLATRALWKTVDELIQSPIEKVELHARVENLLLQRRLSLDLHRSVVQHSPLSIMVLDADGKLCLWNASAERLFGWPVVEVLDRPPPLVPDSERHVFDELVRRVLRGETFREFELHLQKRGGELVEGLVSATPLRDVEQQVSHVLLSFLELTALRQAEAEKKKMEAELVQAQKMEAVGRLAGGGAHDFNNMLSVIMSTAEMAMEELPADHPLRGDLLEIHHAARRSADLTSRLLAFARKQVIHPKALDLNSAINNTLKMLQRLIGEDIKLTWEPGPNLWPVFMDPGQLDQILMNLAVNARDAIQNVGRITIATENFTADDSFCQMHQDARPGDYVRLSFADNGCGIPPEVKARIFEPFFTTKEPGKGTGMGLATVFGIVKQNQGVISVYSEPGLGTVFRIYLPRHQEKGEPETAAPPVAAPHGHETILLVEDEPSLLKLTRAMLERLGYKVLSAARPQEALRLVNDHPGDIHLVISDVILPESSALEMVQKIQELRPGVRCLYMSGYTADIMLQRGMHDKNVIFLQKPFTPQSLAAKVREALSA, encoded by the coding sequence ATGGCCACCATCCTGCTCCTCCTGGAAAACCCCGAGAACCTGCGGCTGCTGGCCGAAGAATTGCAGCCGCGCCACGAAGTGCTCGCGGGACGGCAGGAGGCCCTCCTGTCGCCGACGGTGGACCTGTTGATAATTGATGGCCCGTTCTTAAGCCGGCTGGAAGAGGTGATCCGCCGATGGAAAAACCATCAGCCGTACAACTGCCTGCCAGTGCTCCTGGTCACCACCCGGCCGGATGTGGGACTCGCCACGCGGGCCTTGTGGAAGACGGTGGACGAACTGATTCAGTCGCCCATCGAAAAAGTCGAGTTGCATGCGCGCGTGGAAAACCTCCTCCTGCAACGCCGGTTGTCCCTGGACCTCCACCGCTCGGTTGTCCAACACTCCCCCCTGAGCATCATGGTGTTGGATGCGGACGGGAAACTCTGCCTGTGGAATGCCTCCGCCGAACGTCTGTTCGGCTGGCCGGTCGTCGAAGTGCTGGACCGGCCGCCGCCCCTCGTGCCGGATTCGGAGCGCCACGTTTTCGATGAACTGGTGCGGCGGGTCCTGCGTGGGGAGACCTTTCGAGAGTTTGAGCTGCACCTGCAAAAACGGGGCGGCGAGCTGGTGGAGGGACTGGTTAGCGCCACTCCCCTGCGGGATGTGGAGCAACAGGTCTCTCATGTGCTGCTCAGCTTTCTGGAGCTCACCGCGCTGCGCCAGGCCGAGGCTGAAAAGAAAAAGATGGAGGCCGAGCTGGTGCAGGCGCAGAAAATGGAGGCGGTGGGACGCCTGGCCGGCGGGGGGGCGCACGATTTCAACAACATGCTCTCCGTCATCATGTCCACCGCGGAGATGGCGATGGAGGAGCTCCCGGCGGACCACCCGCTGCGCGGGGATTTGCTGGAAATTCACCATGCCGCGCGGCGCTCCGCCGACCTCACCTCCCGCCTGCTGGCCTTTGCCCGCAAACAGGTCATCCACCCCAAAGCCCTGGACCTCAACAGCGCCATCAACAACACCCTGAAAATGCTCCAACGCCTGATTGGAGAAGATATCAAACTGACCTGGGAGCCCGGCCCCAACCTCTGGCCGGTGTTCATGGACCCCGGCCAGTTGGACCAGATTCTGATGAACCTGGCCGTCAACGCCCGCGATGCCATTCAGAATGTGGGCCGCATCACCATCGCCACCGAGAATTTCACGGCCGACGATTCCTTCTGCCAGATGCACCAGGATGCGCGGCCGGGCGATTATGTGCGGCTCAGTTTTGCCGATAATGGATGCGGCATCCCCCCGGAAGTCAAAGCGCGCATCTTTGAACCTTTCTTCACCACCAAGGAGCCGGGCAAGGGCACCGGCATGGGGCTGGCCACAGTGTTTGGCATCGTGAAACAAAACCAGGGCGTGATCAGCGTCTATAGCGAACCCGGCCTCGGGACGGTTTTTCGCATCTATCTTCCCCGGCACCAGGAGAAAGGCGAGCCCGAAACGGCTGCCCCGCCCGTCGCGGCGCCGCATGGCCATGAGACCATTCTGTTGGTGGAGGATGAACCCTCGCTGCTGAAATTAACCAGGGCCATGTTGGAAAGACTGGGATACAAGGTCTTGAGCGCCGCGCGCCCCCAGGAGGCCCTGCGCCTGGTCAACGACCATCCGGGCGACATTCATCTGGTCATCAGCGACGTCATCCTGCCGGAATCGTCTGCTCTGGAGATGGTGCAGAAAATCCAGGAACTCCGCCCCGGCGTGCGCTGCCTGTACATGTCCGGCTACACCGCCGACATCATGTTGCAACGCGGCATGCACGACAAAAATGTGATCTTCCTCCAAAAGCCCTTCACCCCCCAATCCCTGGCAGCCAAAGTACGCGAGGCCCTGAGCGCGTAA
- a CDS encoding efflux RND transporter periplasmic adaptor subunit, which yields MKCFSRGLAGAILALALGAVSCSPEGRTGGGGEAGKGKGEGKVAAARPVRTVAWAVATPRPMERVVLVTGSLAALDRSTLAAKVPGRVVELPVDLGSVVRRGDLLARVDPRDYELKVRQVEAAVMQARAALGLSPTGDDEVTRVEEVTQVRVAAAIFEEAARQFARVQSLVRQNVASQAEFDKTQAEFNVASNRLMAAKEEARINQAALAQRRAELEIARQQLEDTRLLAPFDGVVEARQASLGEYLGAGAPVVTLVRTEVLRLRLEVPEREAARIQPGQPVRFRVEGSTNVHQTTLTRLSPSISEMNRMLMVEADVRGGGVLRPGAFVRAEVVVDANEPGLAVPAEALVVFAGLEKVVTVQEGKARERVVVTGRRGPDWVEILDGLKAGDPVVLRPGNLRTGDAVQTNRPAGTGGPRS from the coding sequence ATGAAGTGTTTCAGCCGTGGTTTGGCCGGGGCCATCCTCGCACTGGCCCTGGGCGCCGTGTCGTGCAGCCCGGAAGGGCGGACCGGCGGGGGAGGAGAAGCCGGGAAGGGCAAAGGAGAGGGCAAAGTGGCCGCGGCGCGGCCGGTGCGTACGGTGGCCTGGGCAGTGGCGACCCCCCGTCCGATGGAAAGAGTGGTGCTGGTGACGGGCAGCCTGGCGGCCTTGGATCGCAGCACACTGGCGGCGAAGGTGCCGGGGCGCGTGGTGGAGCTGCCGGTGGACCTGGGCAGCGTGGTGCGGCGCGGGGACTTGCTGGCGCGGGTGGATCCCCGGGATTATGAGTTGAAGGTGCGCCAGGTGGAGGCGGCCGTCATGCAGGCCCGCGCCGCGCTGGGGCTGTCCCCCACAGGGGACGATGAGGTGACGCGGGTGGAAGAGGTGACGCAGGTGCGGGTGGCGGCGGCGATTTTCGAGGAGGCGGCGCGGCAGTTTGCGCGGGTGCAATCGTTGGTGCGGCAAAACGTGGCGTCGCAGGCGGAATTTGACAAGACGCAGGCGGAGTTCAACGTGGCCTCCAACCGGCTCATGGCCGCCAAGGAGGAGGCGCGCATCAATCAGGCCGCGCTGGCGCAGCGGCGGGCCGAACTGGAAATTGCGCGCCAGCAGTTGGAGGACACCCGGCTGCTGGCCCCTTTTGATGGCGTGGTGGAGGCGCGCCAGGCGAGCTTGGGCGAGTATTTGGGGGCCGGCGCCCCGGTGGTGACATTGGTGCGGACAGAAGTGCTCCGCCTGCGGTTGGAGGTGCCGGAGCGCGAGGCCGCCCGCATTCAACCGGGCCAGCCGGTGCGGTTCCGCGTGGAGGGCAGCACCAATGTGCATCAAACCACCCTCACGCGCCTCAGTCCCAGCATCTCGGAAATGAATCGCATGTTGATGGTGGAGGCTGACGTGCGGGGCGGGGGGGTGTTGCGTCCCGGCGCCTTTGTGCGGGCGGAGGTGGTGGTGGACGCCAACGAGCCGGGGCTGGCGGTGCCGGCGGAGGCCCTGGTGGTGTTTGCAGGGCTGGAAAAGGTGGTCACGGTGCAGGAGGGCAAGGCGCGGGAGCGCGTGGTGGTGACCGGCCGGCGGGGGCCGGACTGGGTGGAGATCCTCGACGGCTTGAAAGCCGGCGATCCGGTGGTGCTGCGGCCGGGCAATTTGCGCACGGGGGACGCGGTGCAAACCAACCGCCCGGCCGGGACCGGCGGGCCGCGTTCGTAA